A stretch of the Bordetella genomosp. 8 genome encodes the following:
- a CDS encoding DNA cytosine methyltransferase, whose product MTTVAPLPRSRSSYRRKRPTAVSLFSGCGGSDAGIINAGFDVLMANDIIPYARDVYLANHPTTDYVLGDIRKVQSFPQADLLVGCYPCQGFSQGGVRDPGRSINYLYLEFRRALAAIRPKAFIVENVSGMVRENFRHLLEDQLRVFRLCGYRVTHSVLNAADYGVPQERRRIFIVGIRSDFGLKYSFPTESHGQGRPHATKTIGDALAGLPLWPEGEFYARSFHWYYLSRDRRRDWLEPSKTIVSNPRHMPLHPISPKLIKREHNVWEFESDAPARRFSYREAACLQGFSKDLIFPDTGVGTLDMRYKVIGNAVPPPLFHAVAANLPDIWD is encoded by the coding sequence ATGACAACGGTTGCGCCTCTTCCTCGATCTCGATCTAGCTATCGTCGCAAGCGTCCGACGGCCGTCTCCCTCTTCTCAGGGTGTGGCGGGTCAGACGCCGGCATCATCAATGCCGGGTTCGACGTTCTGATGGCAAATGACATCATCCCCTATGCCAGGGACGTTTACCTCGCAAATCATCCCACCACCGATTACGTGCTCGGGGACATCCGGAAGGTTCAGTCGTTCCCTCAGGCGGACCTCTTAGTTGGCTGTTACCCGTGTCAAGGTTTCAGCCAAGGCGGTGTTCGGGATCCTGGCCGGTCCATCAACTACCTCTATCTCGAATTCCGCCGGGCGCTAGCCGCAATTCGCCCGAAGGCGTTCATCGTCGAAAACGTGTCGGGAATGGTTCGGGAGAACTTCAGGCACCTGCTCGAAGACCAGTTACGCGTCTTCCGCCTGTGCGGCTATCGCGTCACGCATAGCGTGCTGAACGCGGCAGATTATGGTGTGCCGCAGGAACGGCGCCGTATCTTTATCGTCGGCATCAGGTCGGATTTTGGCCTGAAGTATTCTTTCCCGACCGAAAGCCATGGTCAAGGTCGGCCACATGCCACCAAGACCATAGGCGACGCACTGGCCGGCCTACCCCTTTGGCCGGAAGGTGAGTTCTATGCGAGGAGCTTTCATTGGTACTACCTCAGCCGAGACCGGCGGCGCGACTGGCTAGAACCGTCGAAGACGATAGTTAGCAATCCAAGACATATGCCGCTGCATCCGATCAGCCCGAAACTTATAAAAAGAGAGCACAACGTCTGGGAGTTTGAATCGGATGCTCCAGCTCGTCGTTTTTCGTATAGAGAGGCTGCTTGCCTGCAGGGCTTTTCAAAAGACTTGATATTTCCGGACACTGGGGTGGGGACCCTGGATATGCGGTACAAGGTCATCGGTAATGCCGTCCCGCCGCCGTTGTTTCACGCGGTCGCCGCGAATTTGCCTGACATCTGGGACTAG
- a CDS encoding BrnA antitoxin family protein codes for MKKHVDRPDHDTPEWTDETTARAVHIDGVPESLQHKLRRPHGLNKAPTKLRASMRLSPDVLETFARQDTARRRVSIPH; via the coding sequence ATGAAGAAACACGTTGATCGACCAGACCACGACACTCCGGAATGGACAGACGAAACCACAGCGCGCGCTGTGCACATCGATGGTGTCCCAGAATCGCTTCAGCACAAGCTGCGGCGTCCGCATGGCCTGAACAAAGCACCCACGAAACTCCGAGCCTCCATGCGGCTCTCGCCCGATGTCCTGGAGACGTTCGCGCGACAGGACACGGCTCGCAGACGCGTATCGATTCCGCACTGA
- a CDS encoding HVO_A0114 family putative DNA-binding protein: MERKLTITARHDWATALREAGAVAAEGMKRGTYQGETLNSETPSAFFSRITSNRWAMLAELQGAGNVGVRELARRLGRDVKRVHDDATALVELGLIERSETGALSCPYADIHVGMHVSRLAA; encoded by the coding sequence TTGGAGCGCAAACTGACTATCACCGCCCGCCACGATTGGGCTACCGCCCTGCGCGAAGCCGGCGCGGTAGCCGCCGAGGGTATGAAGCGCGGTACGTACCAGGGTGAAACGCTGAACTCCGAAACACCCAGCGCTTTCTTCTCCCGCATCACATCGAACCGTTGGGCGATGCTCGCCGAGCTACAGGGCGCTGGCAACGTCGGCGTGCGCGAACTTGCTCGCCGTCTAGGCCGTGACGTGAAGCGTGTGCACGATGACGCTACCGCGTTGGTCGAACTGGGACTGATCGAACGTTCGGAAACCGGCGCATTGTCATGCCCGTACGCGGATATCCACGTCGGTATGCATGTCTCTAGGCTTGCGGCATAG
- a CDS encoding DsbA family oxidoreductase, with protein sequence MAQPLQIDFVSDVACPWCAVGLASLQRALANVGDAVDARISMHPFELNPDMQPGGEALVDYLGRKYGRTPEQIAESQAMIRERGASVGFRFGERTRAYNTFDAHRLLYWAGIEDKQLPLKMALLQAYHSDGKDPSNHEVLIEAARSVGLDEGGAREVLESGRYTDEVRAEEQEYAALGIQAVPAIIFNRKYLVSGGQPVEAFEQAIRQIAAEG encoded by the coding sequence ATGGCCCAACCCCTGCAAATTGATTTCGTATCCGATGTGGCGTGCCCCTGGTGCGCGGTCGGGCTGGCGTCGCTGCAGCGGGCGCTGGCCAATGTGGGCGACGCGGTGGATGCGCGGATTTCCATGCACCCCTTCGAGCTGAATCCGGATATGCAGCCTGGGGGCGAAGCTCTGGTGGACTATCTCGGCAGGAAGTACGGGCGCACGCCCGAGCAGATCGCTGAATCGCAGGCGATGATCCGTGAGCGTGGCGCGAGCGTGGGGTTCAGGTTTGGCGAACGCACGCGGGCATATAACACTTTCGATGCGCACCGGTTGCTGTATTGGGCCGGTATTGAGGACAAGCAGTTGCCGCTGAAGATGGCGCTGTTGCAGGCCTACCATTCCGACGGAAAAGATCCCAGCAATCACGAGGTCCTGATCGAAGCGGCGCGCTCGGTAGGCCTGGATGAGGGCGGTGCGCGCGAGGTGCTGGAAAGCGGACGCTATACGGACGAGGTGCGCGCCGAGGAGCAGGAATATGCGGCCCTGGGCATCCAGGCCGTGCCGGCGATCATCTTCAATCGAAAATATCTGGTCAGCGGCGGGCAGCCGGTAGAGGCGTTCGAACAAGCGATACGCCAGATCGCGGCCGAGGGCTAG